A stretch of Zonotrichia albicollis isolate bZonAlb1 chromosome 32, bZonAlb1.hap1, whole genome shotgun sequence DNA encodes these proteins:
- the LOC141726089 gene encoding coiled-coil and C2 domain-containing protein 1A-like translates to METLRGEHGRGGPPPRARWELRTFHVLRSFPELGSSELELGIERGRGIPVPTGVSPGDLDTFVRFEFPHPSQDEAQRDKTAVVKGTDCPEFRARFRLRLLRGHRGLRRLLGRGIRLEVAQKGGLFRAERALGSAQLRLEGLERSCELREQLELLDGRRRTGALLEVWVRIREPLGPHRELEPRSERWLLLEPAPEPALSPAPKPPPATPKDGNKRPLPTLPSLTVLQFDRERLERKMAPTAPPELRRQHRELQGRIRGLRARLQAGTPGSARSTPSTWSGT, encoded by the exons ATGGAGACCCTGAGGGGGGAGCACGGCCGGGGGGGGCCCCCCCCGAGAGCGCGCTGGGAGCTGAGAACGTTCCatgtgctcag gTCGTTCCCCGAGCTGGGCAGCAgcgagctggagctgggcatcGAGCGGGGGAGGGGCATCCCCGTGCCCACAG gtgtgtccccaggtgaccTGGACACCTTCGTGCGCTTCGAGttcccccaccccagccag gacGAGGCGCAGCGGGACAAGACCGCGGTGGTGAAGGGCACGGATTGTCCCG AATTCCGGGCTCGGTTCCGGCTGCGGCTCCTGCGCGGCCACCGGGGGCTGAGGCGGCTGCTGGGCCGGGGGATCCGCCTGGAGGTGGCACAGAAAGG gggtctgttcCGGGCCGAGCGCGCTCTGGGCTCGGCTCAGCTGCGCCTCGAGGGGCTGGAGCGGAGCTGCGagctcagggagcagctggag CTGCTGGACGGCCGCCGCCGCACGGGGGCGCTGCTCGAGGTGTGGGTGCGGATCCGGGAGCCGCTGGGGCCGCACCGGGAGCTGGAGCCGCGCTCGGAgcggtggctgctgctggagccggCACCGGAGCCCGCC ctctccccggcccccaaaccccccccggCCACGCCCAAGGACGGGAACAAGCG ccccctccccaccctgcccagcctcacCGTGCTCCAGTTCGACCGCGAGCGCCTGGAACGGAAG ATGGCCCCGACAGCGCCCCCCGAGCTGCGGCGGCAGCACCGGGAACTGCAGGGGCGGATCCGGGGGCTGCGGGCGCGGCTGCAGGCGGGGACCCCCGGTTCCGCTCGG
- the LOC141725965 gene encoding LOW QUALITY PROTEIN: calmodulin-regulated spectrin-associated protein 3-like (The sequence of the model RefSeq protein was modified relative to this genomic sequence to represent the inferred CDS: deleted 2 bases in 1 codon), which translates to AGGGGGGGGSSSNNNNAGNATPPPPGTTTTTAGSVAISAAGIATGGARKAPPRSPRRPRPAELRLPPLTRVLSPPHDVDSLPHLRRFSPSQVPVQTRSSLSFATGREEEEEEEEQRPPVPPPAPPESPRGPLRARACGDGTSDASLSPGDKGTARGHRGDTGDQEEEEEEEEEEEEGEGDSLEGSPTEGGNGGQRASVGFFCKLDDSAPDPSPPRRAPPPLRQRRLWGAGPEPEPEPEPEPDRPPHPAHAPQFGEGSRRGEFTRLEYERRQQLRLMEELEKVLRPPRGTPAPKQPPGQLRGGGSRRPRCCDDSALGRSPPKGLLGSRLSKVYSQSSLSLSSVAEPGGGRSTSRAGSPSGPGSPSRAPPPGREWEQDWTPSSPGPEYTGPRLYKEPTARSNRPLIQNALAHCVLAGTPNAPLRNKVLQEMEQSSAQQLLILFRDGGCQFRGVYALGGIPPTLKRLSGSGPRSVPLPMVEALYKYQSDQRRFCRLPARTMSGSVDAFTIPGHLWHPKKPGTPK; encoded by the exons gcaggaggaggaggaggaggaggaggaagcagcagcaacaacaacaacgcGGGAAACGCgacaccaccaccaccaggaACAACCACAACCACGGCGGGTTCTGTCGCGATATCGGCGGCCGGAATCGCGACAGGAGGCGCTCGCAAGGctccgccccgcagcccccggcgcccccggcccgccgagCTGCGGCTGCCGCCGCTGACGCGGGTGCTGAGCCCGCCCCACGACGTGGACTCGCTGCCGCACCTGCGGCGCTTCTCGCCCAGCCAGGTGCCCGTGCAGACCCGCAGCTCGCTGAGCTTCGCCACGGGccgcgaggaggaggaggaggaggaagagcag AGacccccggtgccccccccGGCGCCCCCCGAGTCCCCCCGGGGTCCCCTCCGTGCCCGGGCCTGCGGGGACGGCACCAGCGACGCCTCCCTGTCCCcgggggacaaggggacagcgcggggacaccgcggggacaccggggaccaggaggaggaggaggaggaggaagaggaggaggaggaaggagaaggggaCTCACTGGAGGGGTCCCCAACCGAGGGGGGAAACGGGGGGCAGAGAGCCAGCGTGGGCTTCTTCTGTAAG CTCGATGACTCCGCCCCCGACCCCTCCCCCCCCCGCCGCGCCCCTCCCCCCCTGCGGCAGCGCCGCCTCTGGGGGGCGGGGCCAGAACCGGAACCGGAACCGGAACCGGAACCAGacag acccccccaccctgcccatgccccccaatttggggaggggtcccgccGGGGGGAGTTCACGCGCCTGGAGTACGagcggcggcagcagctgcGCCtgatggaggagctggagaaggtTCTGCGCCCCCCCCGCGGGACCCCCgccccaaaa caaccccCGGGCCAATTGAGGGGAGGGGGCTCCCGGCGGCCGCGGTGCTGCGACGACTCCGCCCTGGGCAGGAGCCCCCCCAAGGGGCTGCTGG gTTCCCGCCTGTCCAAGGTTTattcccagagctctctgtccctgtccagcGTGGCCGAGCCGGGCGGGGGGCGCAGCACCAG CCGGGCCGGGTCCCCATCGGGGCCGGGGTCCCCAAGCCGAGCCCCCCCCCCAGGGCGGGAGTGGGAGCAGGACTGGACCCCGTCCTCACCCGGGCCGGAGTACACGG GTCCCCGCCTGTACAAGGAGCCCACGGCCAGGTCCAACCGGCCGCTGATCCAGAACGCCCTCGCCCATTGTGTGCTGGCCGGGACCCCCAACGCCCCCCTGAGGAACAAAGTGCtgcag gaaatGGAACAAAGCTCAGCCCAACAACTCCTGATCCTGTTCCGGGACGGGGGCTGCCAATTCCGGGGCGTTTACGCTTTGGGGGGGATCCCCCCGACCCTCAAACGCCTCTCGGGCTCCGGGCCCCGCTCGGTGCCGCTGCCCATGGTGGAGGCTCTGTACAAGTACCAGTCGGACCAGCGGCGCTTCTGCCGCCTGCCCGCCCGCACCATGAGCGGCAGCGTGGACGCCTTCACCATCCCCGGGCACCTGtggcaccccaaaaaacccgGCACCCCCAAATGA